A single region of the Amphiura filiformis chromosome 7, Afil_fr2py, whole genome shotgun sequence genome encodes:
- the LOC140156828 gene encoding uncharacterized protein, with protein sequence MAEQQLLEDNKRQIGTQLDYLKSCDDYRSKEALDAISFLRNTVWSLGPGKAKNHLCSDLTDFMVEKGLTSLIVKMVRSLTGSADVSAFDSRCELNKAIYNIACVLKSTIAMPIRLELIKNGILRALLDDLESCDPNTKDPRQRIRIIDDLFRLQNLVLTPGSISYYREAGSVDTLMTFVQANDVNTKIFSMRVLACIVSEEESQRLVATGCMEPMIDMLRKAAQSPDTKYQYVFVVKVDKEERVFKSTLKTLTEGIVNLSSNDVNKTTIVAYGGIPVLASIFKPEYTDNQKYAAAEALWKLAFLESNREIILNHLSITDTAALHMLKEMQSSKTPKLRDVSTGLLHQLGLVDIHKKPSDEKSLDPPQKASPEPSDNLEKTPEDPPPSYQESTETSSSHVMISYQWDHQERALKVRDQLKASGYNVWMDVDKMEGNILVAMANAVEKADVILLCVSRAYKGSANCQTEANYSYGLKKPMIPLLVEADYKADGWLGALIAMKLYTRAYSDGILEKDMPALIRELGNRGGKV encoded by the exons ATGGCTGAGCAGCAACTACTTGAAGACAATAAACGCCAAATAGGGACCCAATTGGATTACCTGAAGTCATGCGACGATTACAGGAGCAAGGAGGCACTCGATGCCATCAGCTTTCTCCGGAACACTGTGTGGTCCCTGGGTCCTGGTAAAGCCAAAAATCACCTGTGCAGTGACCTTACTGATTTCATGGTTGAAAAAGGATTAACGTCCTTGATTGTCAAGATGGTAAGATCTTTGACAGGCTCTGCAGACGTGAGTGCATTCGACTCTCGGTGTGAGTTGAACAAAGCAATTTATAACATTGCTTGCGTATTGAAGAGCACCATTGCTATGCCCATTAGACTAGAACTTATAAAAAATGGAATACTACGAGCTTTACTTGACGATTTGGAGTCATGTGATCCAAATACTAAAGACCCCCGGCAACGCATCCGAATAATTGATGACTTATTCAGATTGCAAAATTTGGTTCTTACCCCGGGTTCCATTTCGTACTACCGAGAGGCAGGCTCTGTGGATACCCTGATGACATTTGTGCAAGCAAATGATGTGAATACCAAGATCTTCAGTATGCGAGTGTTAGCTTGCATCGTGAGCGAGGAGGAGAGTCAACGCTTGGTAGCGACTGGATGCATGGAGCCAATGATTGACATGCTGCGAAAGGCTGCCCAATCTCCGGACACAAAGTATCAGTATGTGTTTGTTGTCAAG GTAGACAAGGAAGAGCGAGTGTTCAAGAGTACTTTAAAGACATTAACCGAAGGGATTGTCAATCTATCAAGCAACGATGTCAACAAGACCACGATTGTAGCCTATGGAGGTATACCAGTCTTAGCTTCCATATTCAAACCAGAGTACACAGATAACCAGAAATATGCGGCAGCTGAAGCTCTGTGGAAGTTGGCTTTCTTGGAAAGTAACCGTGAGATTATTTTGAATCACTTGAGTATAACTGATACTGCAGCATTACATA TGCTGAAGGAAATGCAATCATCAAAGACTCCTAAACTACGTGATGTAAGTACGGGGCTACTACATCAGCTTGGTTTGGTCGATATTCATAAAAAACCATCGGATGAAAAGTCTCTTGATCCCCCGCAGAAAGCATCCCCGGAACCTTCTGACAACCTGGAGAAAACACCTGAGGATCCCCCGCCATCCTACCAAGAAAGCACGGAGACTTCATCATCACATGTGATGATAAGTTACCAATGGGATCACCAGGAGAGGGCATTGAAGGTCAGAGACCAACTCAAAGCAAGCGGATACAATGTATGGATGGATGTGGATAAAATGG AAGGTAACATTCTAGTGGCGATGGCAAATGCAGTAGAGAAGGCAGATGTAATTCTCCTGTGCGTTTCAAGAGCATATAAAGGAAGTGCCAACTGTCAAACAG AAGCAAACTACTCCTACGGACTAAAGAAGCCAATGATACCGCTGCTCGTTGAAGCTGACTACAAAGCCGATGGGTGGCTGGGTGCTCTTATTGCCATGAAGTTATATACAAGGGCATACTCAGATGGTATATTAGAAAAGGATATGCCAGCTTTGATTCGAGAATTAGGGAACAGAGGGGGAAAAGTGTAA